The following are encoded in a window of Bos indicus isolate NIAB-ARS_2022 breed Sahiwal x Tharparkar chromosome 7, NIAB-ARS_B.indTharparkar_mat_pri_1.0, whole genome shotgun sequence genomic DNA:
- the LOC109562050 gene encoding palladin-like, which translates to MSEIKKKTTRVSLTISPPVNEASNTRSSYSTLVQPLCIEPQRMQSPCSSLLGSTCAVAPVFTKHLQDISTTRGQFVVFECRVQATAAVQVHWYREKEQIADSDDFRILRKKTCLSSIPEEVCTLIITEAFPEDSGDFKCIAENEAGTAVSTARLFVSPEVEKSEGSQKSPTRKFPPKLVSSPWSSDSHTKDKNPDNTPINLMQTIPETASHNEHEIQVPKEEFCTINENSSELQPQW; encoded by the exons ATGTCAGA aataaagaagaaaaccacTAGAGTGTCTCTGACCATCAGTCCCCCCGTTAATGAAGCCTCTAACACCAGATCAAGTTATTCTACCTTAGTTCAACCACTGTGTATTGAGCCCCAGAGG ATGCAGAGTCCCTGCAGCAGCCTGTTGGGATCCACTTGTGCTGTAGCCCCTGTGTTTACCAAG CATCTTCAAGATATCTCTACAACCAGAGGTCAGTTTGTCGTGTTTGAATGCCGAGTCCAGGCCACAGCCGCAGTTCAAGTTCATTGGtacagagagaaagagcagaTAGCCGACTCAGATGACTTCCGAATTCTGAGAAAAA aaacttGTTTATCATCTATTCCTG AGGAAGTGTGCACCTTAATTATCACAGAAGCATTTCCTGAAGATTCTGGAGACTTCAAGTGCATTGCAGAAAATGAGGCTGGGACTGCAGTCTCCACAGCAAGACTCTTTGTTTCTCCAG AAGTGGAGAAATCAGAGGGTTCTCAAAAGTCACCCACAAGAAAATTTCCTCCAAAACTGGTCTCCTCTCCCTGGAGCAGTGACAGCCACACAAAGGATAAAAATCCAGACAATACTCCAATAAACCTTATGCAAACTATTCCTGAAACAGCCAGTCACAATGAACATGAGATCCAGGTTCCAAAGGAGGAGTTCTGCACCATCAATGAAAATTCTTCTGAGCTACAACCACAATGGTAA